The Hirschia baltica ATCC 49814 sequence GTATTCAGGTTATGGTGTTTGAGCCAACCTTTGAAGAAGACACTTTCTTTGGTTCAGAAGTGACGAATGATCTAAACCGACTGAAATCCGAATGTGATGTGATTATTGCAAATCGCCACAGCTCAGATTTGTCTGATGTGCCAGAGAAGATCTTTACACGAGATTTATTTGGGACTGACTAGTCCTTGTGACCACGAAGCACTTGATCTAAAACCATATTCAAGCTGAAAGGCGTCTGAGTCGTTAGCTTGGATATGGTGCAATTGTAGATGGTATGCCAGTGAATGTTCGAGATAAAAAAGCGAATAGGATATGGCAGGGGATGATACATGGCTGTCCATGATTTTGAAAAACACAGAAAACGCAAACAAGAAGAACAAGCACGCATAGAACAGCAAATGCGCGCTGAAAAACGCAAACAAGTGTGGCGTGATCCCAAAATGAAATCCGTTTATATTGTTTTGATTGTTCTTGTTGTTGTAGTGGCCGGTTTATATCTAAAACCAGCAAGCCAAAAGGCACAAAATATGGGCAGTGTTAATCACTCTTCCCATACAGATTCGCAAAACTAGTTTTCAGTGTTCAGGCAGGCTTTTATGTTTAATTTTTCACAATGGCCTACATACCGTTTTGTGCTCATTGCCGTTTTTTTCTATGGCATTGCTCATATCGCTTTTCTACCGCCCTTTGAAGGTTTTGACGAACCGGCACATTGGTCATCGATTTCTCAATGGGGACATGAAGGGCGTATGCCGATATATGGACAAGATCAGTTTGATCGTGCCTTGCAAAATTATCCCGGCCCAATGCCGTATACTTTTCCGGGCGAAATTTCTTACCAAACATTTGATTTTGAAAAACATATTGGTCCACATAAAAGTGCGCCACCACCAGAATTTGTAGGAGTGGGTGGCTATAATTGGCAGGCGCAACATCCGCCTTTATATTATATTTTGCTTCAGCCTGTTTTTAAGGTGTTTAATTCTATGGACTGGGCGAGCCAGTTCTTCGCCTTACGCACATTAAGTTGGATTTTTGCTTTTACTGGATTCGTGATTGGGGTTGAGGCCAGTAAATCACTGTTTAAAGAGCATTGGGAAAAAGCGGCAATTATAATGTCTGCTTGGCCTTTCCTCGTGCCACAGTTTTTTCCAGAGATGGCACGTATTGGGAATGATAGCCTTTGTTTATTGTGCTTTGGCATTGTCTGGATGGCTGTATTAAAGTTGGACCAGAAACATCAGCCCATACGGTGGGCGGTGATACTTGGTATTGCTTTGGGGGCAGGGCTTTGGACGAAAGCGTTTTTCGTGCCGATAACGGCTGGATTAGCAGTGTATTTCTGCTGGCGTTATTGGATGGAACGCGAAATTGATACCATAAAATATGGTGGGACGAGTATTGGTTTGGCGTTGGCTATTGGCGTTGGCTGGTATGTTTATAAATTTATTGCATACGGCAATGCAATTGGTGGCGATGAAATGCTGCAATTTAACAAGGAGGGCGGCGTCCTTGTTAATTTCCTAGAGAATTTCAGCCTGATACAGATGCTTCGTGGATATGCCACTATTGGCATGTCATTCATCTATGTTGGCAATTGGTCTTTAGTGCGGACGTCACCATGGTTTTTGATAGGGCCGGCCATATTGTTGTTGTGGGTTGGATATAACTGGCTTTCAAACAGTGCAAATCAGCGTAAATATCGTTTGTTACCGCTCTTTGTACTTTTGCCTATGCTCGCTGGTTTAAGTTATCATCAAATATTGCGCATTGCGCTTGACGGTGAGGGAACCGGAACACCAGGTTGGTATTTGCACATACTCACGCCTGCTTTGGCATGTATTATTGCGTGGGGGTGGCCAAAGCATTGGGGCGTCAAATTATTGGTTGTGTATGGGGTGTTATTTGCAATCTACTCATGGATTATGCAATTGGCTCTTTTTTCTGGTTGCCGCATTCCCGGGCCAGACAATACCGGAGAAACGGTTTTTGATGCATCCAAATCTTGTTTAATAGATGGCGATAATCTTGCTGCGTTGACGTTTCCCAGCGTCGGCATATTCATGCTGTTAATGGCAACATCTGTCCTGATTTTTGGATGGTATTCATCTAGTCGAAAAGCCGCAGAAAAGCTGTAAACATTGACGGTTAATTGTATAAGGTTTACTCGCCTGTACAAAATGATTTGGTGATTTTCCGGTCAGAATCAAATGTAAAATAGAGTAAGGTATTTCATGGATTATCTAGCCAGCGCACGCGATGTCATAAATTGCGAGATCAAAGGCCTTGAGGCTCTGGTTCAAGCGTTGAATGTAGATAGTTCGGCTGTCATATCTGAAGCTTTTCCCCGCGCGATTAAACTCATGCAAAATGTAGAAGGACGCATAATTGTGTCGGGCATGGGAAAATCAGGCCACATTGCCAATAAGATTGCTGCGACTTTAGCCTCTACTGGTGCACCTTCTAGCTTCGTACATCCGGGCGAGGCCAGTCATGGTGATCTAGGAATGATCAGCCAAAAAGACATTGTGTTGGCGATATCAAATTCTGGTGAAACTAAAGAATTAGCAGATATTATTGCCTATACGCGGCGATTTAAAATTCCACTTATCGCTATTACATCCGGTGCAAATTCCAGCCTAGCGAAAGCGTGTGATTGTCTTCTGCTTTTGCCGCCAGCTGCTGAAGCATGTGGTCAGACGCGGGCACCAACCACAAGTACAACAATGACATTGGCAATCGGTGATGCCTTGGCCGTGACTCTGCTAACGGAAAAAGGCTTTGGTGAGACAGATTTCAAAGTTTATCATCCAGGCGGAAAGCTTGGTGCAGCATTTCGTAGGGTTTCTGATCTTGTTCGCGATCATGCGAATTTGCCGCTTGTTCAATCTGGATCTATCGCCGGCGATGCTGTGCCAATTATCTCCCAAGGTGGGTTTGGGTGTGTCGGCGTCATCAATTCGGCAGGAGATTTAGAGGGAATGATCACTGATGGTGATCTACGTCGACACTTTGGTAAGAATTTCTCGACAGTGATTGTGGACGACATCATGACAAAGTCACCACTAACCATCACTAATGATATGTTGGCCGCGCGTGCATTGGAGCTAATAAGTAGCAACCGTATTACTGCACTTTTTGTTCTAGAAGATAAAAAACCAATTGGAATTTTACACGTCCACGATTGTCTATCGGATGGCGTTATTTAGGCGAGGCGAGGGCTGGGCACGCAAAGACTTCAAGCTTCATCATATCCGTTCGGATTGTTTTCTTGCCATTTCCATTGGTCGCGACACATGTCTTCCATGTTGAGCTTTGCACTCCATCCTAGGAGCTTTTTCGCGGAGGAAGGGTCTGCATAAAAGCAGGCGATATCACCAGAGCGGCGCGGGCCAATCACCATTGGTATTTTTTTGCCGCAGGCTTTTTCAAATCCGGCGATGACTTCTTTTACTGAAGATCCGTTTCCTGTACCCAAATTGACGGTGAATGCGCCTTTGCCTGCGTCTAAATAATCCAGAGCTGCAAGATGCGCCTGCGCTAGATCGACGACGTGAATATAATCGCGCACACCTGTGCCATCTGGCGTATCATAATCATCACCCCAGATATTGATGGCTTCGCGTTTTCCACATGCCACTTGCACAACATAGGGTGCTAGATTGTTTGGGATGCCGTTTGGCGCTTCTCCGATACGGCCACTTGGGTGGGCACCGATAGGATTGAAATACCGCAAAATAGCAACATTTTTTATTTCACCAGAGCGGCGTACATCTTCCAGCATATATTCAACAGATAATTTGGTCTGCCCATATGTGCTGGTTGCGTTGCGCGGGTGGTCTTCAGTGTAGGGCAAAAATTTAGGAACACCATAAACCGTTGCGCTTGAACTGAAGACGATTTTGTCAATTTTGTTGGCTTTCATAGCACGCAGAAGAACATGCGTGCCAATAACGTTGACATCGTGATAATCAATGGCACGGACTTCGGACTCACCCACGGCTTTGAGGCCAGCAAAGTGAATAACCGCATCACATTTATAGTCTTTTATAGCTTTATTGATTTGATCAAAATTACGCACATCACCTTCAACGACATCAATTTTTGTGCCTGATAATTCTTCAAGTCTTTCTATGACGTGCGGGCTGGCATTGGAGAAGTCGTCGAAAACGATGGGTTTGCGGCCAGATTTGATAAGTTCAAGACATGTGTGGCTACCAATATATCCGGCTCCACCTGTAACAAGTATTGATTGCACTATCGTTTCCACTTCTTCGCTATACGTATCGTCGTTTGGGAGCATCACCAATAACAATGCCTTATTTCCATACCTTTTTTCAAAGGGTGGTAAAGCACAATATGCAGGAGATTTTTGGTTTCAAACGACCTGTGGAAGGTTGTAATCTCAAATCCCTAGTTTTCTCTATAAAAAAACATGCAAAATTGAACCTGTTTTATTTAGTTGTCTCAGGTCTGTATCAAGATACAAGTATATCAAGAGAGTGAATGCGTTTGTGAGCAATTGATACTCAGAACTAGATAGAAAGACTGTCATTAAATATGAGCGGACTTGTTTCAAAGTTGAAATGTGGCGCAGCATTTTGCGCTTTTGTGATTGTCGCAAATTGTGGAGGCGGGGGCAGCTCAACACCAACACCTACGCCGACACCCACACCAACGCCTGTGCCAACACCTACGCCAACGCCGACACCGGCCACTGCAGATATCAGCGTGACATTGTCGTCAGAGCTGCCTTTCCGTACAGATTCCGATACGAATAGTTATAGAGGCAGTCTCGTCAGAAACAATACGGCCGCGTCTGCTCAGTCGGTTGAAAATAATAGCTTTATATTAGGGTATGTTAGCAAGACAATTCCCGTCGATGAAAATGGTGCGCCTGAGGGGCAATTAGGCAATTCTTCGTCTACTGATGAGTTTGACTATTACAAAGCCAATCTTTTGGCAGGTGAAATTCTTCGATTAGAGATCGCACAAGAAGAAACCGCAAATCCGTCACGAGACACAGTCGACCCTGCGTCTGGTGTTGATCTGGATCTTGAATTGCTCGATCTTAGCGACAATTCTCTCCTAATATCCAATAGTTCCACTCAAGCGCGTGAAGAAATAATTGTTCCTAATGATGGCGAGTTTCTTATCAAAGTTATTGCCAGTTCGGGATCATCAAAATATGCGCTCACACTTGGTGGCTCGCAATTAGCTGGTGCAAGTGTTTCACAAATTAATCCTGCGCATGTGGCAATCGGTAAAGCTGTTGTCTCGGCAGACCAGAAAAAAATAGTGGCGGCGACACATGTAGGTAGGAATAGTAAATTTTCACAAATGAATGCTGGAGCGCGAGTGGAAATAGACTATTCTGAATTTCTCGCTTCCAATATATCTACGCAAAATAGCATTGGCTCAAAAAACAAAACGACACGGCATCAACGCCAAAGGGCGACACTTGATGCGATTAAAGCGATAAACCTTAAAGAAGGTCTGACTGTATTAGAGCCATATGTCTTTCCAAGAAAAGTTCAAATTGGTCCACCTTCCAATTTTGATCCATCGGCATCGCCTTCGACACAGTGGAACCTCTCTCAAGTGGAATGGGATCAGGCGAGGCAGACGCTTGCGGCGATATCAGTGTCACATACGCCGGTGATTGCTGTGATCGATTCCGGATTTTTGACATCTCACCCAGATATAGCAGATAGCATTATTGATCAGCGAGATTTTGTTGAAGCTGAATATGATGGCGATGGATTTGATGCAGAAGCAGAAGAAATCGTCGATCCAAATGATGAGAATGCTGATTTATGTCATGATTTTCACGGCACTCACGTAGCTTCTATTGCTTTAGCTTCGATCAATAACCAAGGCATGATGGGTGTATATCCAGAAGCAAAATTGATGGCGCTGAAAGTAGGATATAGCAAAAGCATTGGGCCAGATGGTGAAGATTCTGAAGGAGAAAACTGCGAAACTTTACCGGGAGATATCGCAAGTGCTATCCGTTATGCCGCGCAGCTTCCTGTGTCTGGAGTTCCGCTTGCGCCGGTTAAGGCCGATGTTATCAATCTCTCATTAGGTTCAAATTCACCTTCATCAGCAACGCGGTCTGCTATTAATGCAGCCACAGCAGCGGGCGTGATTGTGATAGGTGCGGGCGGGAATGAAGGTGGCACAAGCTTAGGAAAATCGCCTTTTTATCCAGCAGCTTATGATAATGTTTTTGCCGTTGCAGCATCTAATATAGATGAGAAACAAGCTTATTATAGTTCTGAATATGCTGAAATCGACCTGACAGCCCCTGGTGGAGATGTTCGTGTTGATTCAAATAATGATGGGAATTCTGACGGTATTATAGGTGCAAATGCGACATTAGAATCTGGCGCATTTGTTGATAGTTTGGCGCTCTATCAAGGAAGCTCGATGGCAGCTCCGCATGTAGCTGGTGCCATTGCTATGATGCGGGCGATTGATCCAACTTTGAATACATCTCAATTGCAATCAATGATGAAATCAGGTGTGTTAACAGTTGAAGCTGAAGATGAAGGTTTCGACTTTAAAACTGGATATGGCATAATTTCACTGCCGCGTATGATTAATGCAGCGCAGGGAAATGGGCATTTAAATGCTGTAACCACTCGCATTTCTGCTAATCCTAAGGAAATAGACATAGAGTTTTCCAATGGAAATGGAGAACTTGAAATTTCTAAAATCGGGGATGATGCTCTGTCAGTGTCATCTGTTATAGATCTGACATCACCTGACTGGTTGACAGTGACAGCTAGTTCTAATGTGGATGCGGATGGGATTGGCACGTATAATTTGGTTGCAGATACAACTGGGCTAACACAAGCGGTTTATGAAAGCACAATTCGGATTTCACTCTCTGATGCAAGTATGATTGACATAGCAGTGACTTTGCTGAAATCACCCACTTTACCGAGTGCTCCGGCACCGATTTATCCTAATTTATATGCATTGTTGCAGCAAGATATTGGGGATGGTGAAGGGTTTAATACAATTGAAGACGGGCAATTGGTGTCTGCAACTGGCCCAAATCCACAATATAATTTTACGGATGTTGAGGTAGGTGAGGGGTATCTTATTGTCGTGGCGTCGGATCTGGATGGAGATGGCTTTATTTGTAGCGATGGCGAAATATGTGGCTACTATCCTGATTTTGATCGTCCTAGCCAGAGTTTTGAACTAGAAGATGATGTAAATTTTGATGTGGAAATGAGCTATTTAGGGCGGGCAGGACCGATTGGTCCTAGCTCTGCAAGCGCAAGTGAAAAACTTGCAGGCTTGCAGGCAGATGGTTTAACGCTCCAAGAAAAATAAGTGATTTTTCTTGATTAAGCCGTTTCTTGGGCCAGTTTTTTCGTTACTTCATTTGGTGAGCCTGAGCCTCGTGAAATGAGGGCGTAGGCTGTTGGAACAAACAAGACTGTAATTAGCGCGGCAGCAACCACACCAAATAGAATAACAACGCCGATTGCCATGCGTGTTTCAGCTCCGGCTCCGCTGGAGAGGAGGAGAGGCACAGAACCGGCCGCAGTTGTCAGGCTTGTCATAATGATTGGTCTAAAACGAGCAAGGGCTGCTTCTTTGAGTGCGACATCAAATGTCTTGCCTTCATCGCGGAGCTGGTTGGCAAATTCAACGATAAGAATACCGTTTTTGGCAGCAAGTCCGATAAGCATGATCAAGCCGATTTGCGTATAGATGTTTAATGTATTTCCTGTGAGCCATAGGCCCAATAACCCACCAGCAATTGTACCGGGGACACACAGCATAATAACAATTGGGTGACGATAGCTTTCAAATTGTGCAGCTAGAACAAGGAAGACAACAAGCAAACCTATACCAAACACGAACATAATCGAGTTGCCTGAAGTCTGATAATCAAGGGATTGTCCTTTAAAATCAATTGTGGTTTCAGAAGGTAAGACGTCGCGTGCGATTTTCTGCATTTCACCAAGTACAGTTCCCAGCGAAGCGCCTGGTAGAAGGTCGGCTTCTATGGTGATGGACCGTACTTTGTTATAACGGTTCAAACTCGGGCTGTCGGCGAGAGCGGTGATGGTGACAAGATTCGACAAGGGAATTAACTGACCAGAACGTTGCGAACGTACATATATATTTTGCACGTCATTTGGCGTGTTTTGTTCTGACCTTAAACCTTCAAGAATAACATCGTATTCTTCACCATTATCAACATAAGTCGTGACGCGGCGCGAACCCAGCATTGTCTGCATGGTCGAGCCGATTTCATCAACAGTCACACCGAGGTCAGCAGCACGATTATAATCAATAAGAACGCGGTATTGGGGTTGGGTCTCTTTATAGTCCCAATCGATATCAGCGAGGCCCGGATTGTTTTCTTCTAGGGCTTGAACAAATGTGTCCCGCCATTTGGTTAGGTCCTCATAAGAAGGGCCACCCAGAACAAATTGTACAGGCTTACCTGTCCCTCCACCAAGGCCACCGCGCATACGCGCAAAAACACTTACATCTGGAAGGTCTGAGAGTTTTTTGTTGATTTCACTCATGATTTCTTGAGCCGGGCGGCGCGCTGACCAATCGTCTAGAACAATGATTGCAAACCCCTGATGAAAGGTGTTTGCTCCAAATCCGGGAGCACGCAATAAGAGACGTTGAATTTCTCCGGTCTCTGTATAGGGCAGTAGGCGGCGTTCGATTTCATCTATATATTTAGATGTTTGTGCAAATGACGCGCCTTGAGGCCCTCTCACTGAGATGAAGAAGGCTCCGCGATCTTCGCTTGGAACGTACTCATTATCAATGTTTTGAAAGAGCAGCCATGCGCTGGCGGTCATCCCTATAAGAGCTAATCCAACAAGAATAGGTCGAAAGATCAAACGATCTAAAATCCAACCATAACCAGAGCGAAGAACTTTGAAAACAGAATCTACCATGCGGGGTAGGACTGAAAATACACCTGTGCTCTTTTCTTTTTTCAAAAGCTTGGAGGCGAGCATGGGAGTAAGTGTTAGTGCTAGAAGACTAGAGAATGCCACTGCCGCAGCCATGGTGAGGGCAAACTCGGTAAATAATCGTCCTAGATCGCCTTCAAGGAATGTTATGGGAACAAACACAGCGATCAGAACAAGTGTTGTGGCAATAACGGCAAAACCGACCTGACGCGTTCCAAAGAATGAAGCGACAAGCGGCGTTTCGTCTTCTTCTTCAATCCGACGCGAGATGTTTTCCAACACCACAATGGCATCATCAACCACAAGCCCAATAGCGAGCACGAGTGCGAGCAGAGTGAGTAGGTTCACAGAAAAACCGAACAAATATAAGAAGGTGAAAGTGGCTATAATTGAAACTGGAACTGTTACGGCTGGAATAATAGTGGCTCGGATACTGCCAAGGAATAGAAAGATAACCAGTGTCACCAAACCAACGGATATAGCGAGCGTTTTATAAACTTCTGCAATGGACGCGGAAATGAAAACCGATGTGTCATAGGTTTGCGCAATTGCCATGCCTTCTGGAAGGGTGGGATTGAGTTTGGCCGCGAGGTCGCGTGCGGCCTTGGCAACATCAACTGTATTGGCTGTGGATTGCTTGATAATGCCCACACCAATCATTGGTACGCCATTACCTCGGAATAATGTGCGGTCTTCTGTTGTGCCTTTTTCTACACGGGCAACATCGCCTAGGCGGATGAGGGAGCCATCTTCACCACTGGCCAATACCAATGTCGCAAATTCTTCAGGTGTACGGAAAGTACGATCTATTCGAAGCGTGTATGTGCGTGTTGATGATTCCAAGCTGCCCGCTGGCGATTCAATGTTTTCGCTTCGTAAAGCACTTTCGATGTCTGATACTGTTAATTCCCGTGCTGCTAACTCACGACGATCAATCCAGACACGGAGTGCATAATTTCTAGCACCACCGGTTCTAACTCGCGCCACGCCATCCAACGCGGAGAATTTATCAATGAGATAGCGATCTGCATAATCAGACAGTTCTGGTGACGTCATAGAGTCACTGCTCAGATTGAGCCATAAAATGACATCATTATTCCCGTCTTCTTTGGATATTTCAGGAGGTTCGGCATCATCTGGGATATTGTTCAAAACACCAGAAATCCTGTCACGAATATCATTGGCAGCTGCATCAATATCCTGATCAACACTAAATTCGATACTGATATTGGATTGGCCATCGCGGGAGGTGGAGTTAATAAAGCGGATGCCTTCCACACCGGAGATTCTGTCTTCCAGAATTTGCGTAATACGTGTTTCAACAATACTTGCTGAAGCTCCCGGATAGCTTGTTTCAATTGAGACAACAGGCGCATCTATGTCTGGATATTCACGCAAGGCGAGACGATCAAAAGATACGATTCCAAAGACAACAAGAATGAGAGAAATAACCGAGGCAAAAACGGGTTTTTTTACCGAGACATCCGAGAGGATCATGATTTATTTTCCTGCTGGAGAGGAGCCGCTGGCAGCCAAACGCGTATTTTCTTCGAAGACTTCAGGCATGATTGATGATGGATCTGTAATGCTTACTTCACTGCCTTCTCTCACCCGCATAATCCCTTCGGTGATCACGACATCTCCAGTTTCAACGCCTGATATGATTTCAACATATTTGCTTTGACGCGCGCCCAATTGGACCTGTTTGCGAGTCGCGATTTTCTTGCCGTTGATATCATTGATGACGTAGACAAATGTATCTGGTCCTACAGATTGCACGGCTTCTTCGGGAATAGAGGGGCTGTTGCGCGGCGTCGTTTTTAACGTGACCTGCATAAACATACCTGATTTTAAAACCTGGTCTGGGTTGGGTAATATCGCCCGCACTTTGATGGATCTTGTGATTGGATCAATAGCATTATCTATTGTCGCAATCATTCCGTTAAACGTTTCGCCAGGTAAATCAGATGTGTAAGCTGAGATGGGCGTGCCTTGTTTTAGGGATCGTAAGAAAGTGGATGGGACAGCGAATTCTAATTTCATTTCGCTGTCATCAATCAGTGTCGCCACAACATCTCCGGCGCGCACATATGTTCCCACACTCACCATGCGAAAGCCCAACACACCATCAAAAGGTGCAACGAGGACGCGGTCTTTCTGACGCGATTGAACTGCTCGCAATTGTGCGCTGGCATTATCTCTGTCACGGCGCGCTTGATCGACTTCAGACTGTGCGATTGCGTTTTCTTTACTCAAACGCATTACCCGATCGAGTTGGGTTGTTGCTTCATCAAGTGTTGCTTCTGCTGCTTCGACAAGAGCAACCTGTTCACGTTGAGCAAGAGAGAGCAGTGTCTTGCCTTCTTCTATGCGTTGTCCGTCGTCAAAAAATATAGCCGTTACGCGATCAGCGACGTTTAAAGTGAGGTCAACTTTTTCATTTGGCTCTAAAGTGCCTAAAGCTTCGATATTGAGTGAAAATTCACGTGACTGAACATTTTCAACAAACACACTTGG is a genomic window containing:
- a CDS encoding glycosyltransferase family 39 protein — its product is MFNFSQWPTYRFVLIAVFFYGIAHIAFLPPFEGFDEPAHWSSISQWGHEGRMPIYGQDQFDRALQNYPGPMPYTFPGEISYQTFDFEKHIGPHKSAPPPEFVGVGGYNWQAQHPPLYYILLQPVFKVFNSMDWASQFFALRTLSWIFAFTGFVIGVEASKSLFKEHWEKAAIIMSAWPFLVPQFFPEMARIGNDSLCLLCFGIVWMAVLKLDQKHQPIRWAVILGIALGAGLWTKAFFVPITAGLAVYFCWRYWMEREIDTIKYGGTSIGLALAIGVGWYVYKFIAYGNAIGGDEMLQFNKEGGVLVNFLENFSLIQMLRGYATIGMSFIYVGNWSLVRTSPWFLIGPAILLLWVGYNWLSNSANQRKYRLLPLFVLLPMLAGLSYHQILRIALDGEGTGTPGWYLHILTPALACIIAWGWPKHWGVKLLVVYGVLFAIYSWIMQLALFSGCRIPGPDNTGETVFDASKSCLIDGDNLAALTFPSVGIFMLLMATSVLIFGWYSSSRKAAEKL
- a CDS encoding KpsF/GutQ family sugar-phosphate isomerase: MDYLASARDVINCEIKGLEALVQALNVDSSAVISEAFPRAIKLMQNVEGRIIVSGMGKSGHIANKIAATLASTGAPSSFVHPGEASHGDLGMISQKDIVLAISNSGETKELADIIAYTRRFKIPLIAITSGANSSLAKACDCLLLLPPAAEACGQTRAPTTSTTMTLAIGDALAVTLLTEKGFGETDFKVYHPGGKLGAAFRRVSDLVRDHANLPLVQSGSIAGDAVPIISQGGFGCVGVINSAGDLEGMITDGDLRRHFGKNFSTVIVDDIMTKSPLTITNDMLAARALELISSNRITALFVLEDKKPIGILHVHDCLSDGVI
- the galE gene encoding UDP-glucose 4-epimerase GalE, which translates into the protein MLPNDDTYSEEVETIVQSILVTGGAGYIGSHTCLELIKSGRKPIVFDDFSNASPHVIERLEELSGTKIDVVEGDVRNFDQINKAIKDYKCDAVIHFAGLKAVGESEVRAIDYHDVNVIGTHVLLRAMKANKIDKIVFSSSATVYGVPKFLPYTEDHPRNATSTYGQTKLSVEYMLEDVRRSGEIKNVAILRYFNPIGAHPSGRIGEAPNGIPNNLAPYVVQVACGKREAINIWGDDYDTPDGTGVRDYIHVVDLAQAHLAALDYLDAGKGAFTVNLGTGNGSSVKEVIAGFEKACGKKIPMVIGPRRSGDIACFYADPSSAKKLLGWSAKLNMEDMCRDQWKWQENNPNGYDEA
- a CDS encoding S8 family serine peptidase, with product MSGLVSKLKCGAAFCAFVIVANCGGGGSSTPTPTPTPTPTPVPTPTPTPTPATADISVTLSSELPFRTDSDTNSYRGSLVRNNTAASAQSVENNSFILGYVSKTIPVDENGAPEGQLGNSSSTDEFDYYKANLLAGEILRLEIAQEETANPSRDTVDPASGVDLDLELLDLSDNSLLISNSSTQAREEIIVPNDGEFLIKVIASSGSSKYALTLGGSQLAGASVSQINPAHVAIGKAVVSADQKKIVAATHVGRNSKFSQMNAGARVEIDYSEFLASNISTQNSIGSKNKTTRHQRQRATLDAIKAINLKEGLTVLEPYVFPRKVQIGPPSNFDPSASPSTQWNLSQVEWDQARQTLAAISVSHTPVIAVIDSGFLTSHPDIADSIIDQRDFVEAEYDGDGFDAEAEEIVDPNDENADLCHDFHGTHVASIALASINNQGMMGVYPEAKLMALKVGYSKSIGPDGEDSEGENCETLPGDIASAIRYAAQLPVSGVPLAPVKADVINLSLGSNSPSSATRSAINAATAAGVIVIGAGGNEGGTSLGKSPFYPAAYDNVFAVAASNIDEKQAYYSSEYAEIDLTAPGGDVRVDSNNDGNSDGIIGANATLESGAFVDSLALYQGSSMAAPHVAGAIAMMRAIDPTLNTSQLQSMMKSGVLTVEAEDEGFDFKTGYGIISLPRMINAAQGNGHLNAVTTRISANPKEIDIEFSNGNGELEISKIGDDALSVSSVIDLTSPDWLTVTASSNVDADGIGTYNLVADTTGLTQAVYESTIRISLSDASMIDIAVTLLKSPTLPSAPAPIYPNLYALLQQDIGDGEGFNTIEDGQLVSATGPNPQYNFTDVEVGEGYLIVVASDLDGDGFICSDGEICGYYPDFDRPSQSFELEDDVNFDVEMSYLGRAGPIGPSSASASEKLAGLQADGLTLQEK
- a CDS encoding efflux RND transporter permease subunit; the protein is MILSDVSVKKPVFASVISLILVVFGIVSFDRLALREYPDIDAPVVSIETSYPGASASIVETRITQILEDRISGVEGIRFINSTSRDGQSNISIEFSVDQDIDAAANDIRDRISGVLNNIPDDAEPPEISKEDGNNDVILWLNLSSDSMTSPELSDYADRYLIDKFSALDGVARVRTGGARNYALRVWIDRRELAARELTVSDIESALRSENIESPAGSLESSTRTYTLRIDRTFRTPEEFATLVLASGEDGSLIRLGDVARVEKGTTEDRTLFRGNGVPMIGVGIIKQSTANTVDVAKAARDLAAKLNPTLPEGMAIAQTYDTSVFISASIAEVYKTLAISVGLVTLVIFLFLGSIRATIIPAVTVPVSIIATFTFLYLFGFSVNLLTLLALVLAIGLVVDDAIVVLENISRRIEEEDETPLVASFFGTRQVGFAVIATTLVLIAVFVPITFLEGDLGRLFTEFALTMAAAVAFSSLLALTLTPMLASKLLKKEKSTGVFSVLPRMVDSVFKVLRSGYGWILDRLIFRPILVGLALIGMTASAWLLFQNIDNEYVPSEDRGAFFISVRGPQGASFAQTSKYIDEIERRLLPYTETGEIQRLLLRAPGFGANTFHQGFAIIVLDDWSARRPAQEIMSEINKKLSDLPDVSVFARMRGGLGGGTGKPVQFVLGGPSYEDLTKWRDTFVQALEENNPGLADIDWDYKETQPQYRVLIDYNRAADLGVTVDEIGSTMQTMLGSRRVTTYVDNGEEYDVILEGLRSEQNTPNDVQNIYVRSQRSGQLIPLSNLVTITALADSPSLNRYNKVRSITIEADLLPGASLGTVLGEMQKIARDVLPSETTIDFKGQSLDYQTSGNSIMFVFGIGLLVVFLVLAAQFESYRHPIVIMLCVPGTIAGGLLGLWLTGNTLNIYTQIGLIMLIGLAAKNGILIVEFANQLRDEGKTFDVALKEAALARFRPIIMTSLTTAAGSVPLLLSSGAGAETRMAIGVVILFGVVAAALITVLFVPTAYALISRGSGSPNEVTKKLAQETA
- a CDS encoding efflux RND transporter periplasmic adaptor subunit, with protein sequence MLKIYWTIFFLTLGVFTPPAYAQRGSNAPPSVFVENVQSREFSLNIEALGTLEPNEKVDLTLNVADRVTAIFFDDGQRIEEGKTLLSLAQREQVALVEAAEATLDEATTQLDRVMRLSKENAIAQSEVDQARRDRDNASAQLRAVQSRQKDRVLVAPFDGVLGFRMVSVGTYVRAGDVVATLIDDSEMKLEFAVPSTFLRSLKQGTPISAYTSDLPGETFNGMIATIDNAIDPITRSIKVRAILPNPDQVLKSGMFMQVTLKTTPRNSPSIPEEAVQSVGPDTFVYVINDINGKKIATRKQVQLGARQSKYVEIISGVETGDVVITEGIMRVREGSEVSITDPSSIMPEVFEENTRLAASGSSPAGK